One window from the genome of Cucumis melo cultivar AY chromosome 12, USDA_Cmelo_AY_1.0, whole genome shotgun sequence encodes:
- the LOC103502208 gene encoding pentatricopeptide repeat-containing protein At4g16390, chloroplastic has translation MAFQLCHSPPTFFTYHHSLSNSLTPQRKTTLSNSSPLFKLNPIPRHSTPFLQITNISLQEHSPQETHNTIPSDDEISKYSDAKSGSSSKSSVWVNPRSPRASKLRKQSYEARYASLVRISESLDSCNPCEVDVADVLKVIGNNILEQDAVVVLNNMSNSQTALLALRYFQDMLKSSKQTIFYNVTLKVFRKCRDMEGAEELFEEMLNRGVKPDNVTFSTIISCARLCSLPSKAVEWFEKMPSFDCNPDDVTYSTMIDAYGRAGNVDMAFSLYDRARTENWRIDPATFSTMIKIHGVAGNYDGCLNVYEEMKAIGIKPNLVIYNSLLDAMGRAKRPWQIKTIYKEMIKSGFSPSWATYASLLRAYGRARYGEDALIVYKEMKEKGLQLNVILYNTLLAMCADVGYVNEAVEIFQDMKNSGTCSPDSWTFSSMITIYSCSGKVSEAEEMLNDMVEAGFDPNIFVLTSLIQCYGKAKRVDDVVRTFNQLIELGLTPDDRFCGCLLNVITQTPKEEISKLIDCVVRANPKLGFVVELLLGEQDKEGNFRTEASELFSVVSADVRKAYCNCLIDLCVNLDLLDKACELLNLGLTLQIYKDLQSRSPTQWSLYLKGLSLGAALTALHVWINDLTKVLESGEELPPLLGINTGHGKHKYSDKGLASVFESHLKELNAPFHEAPEKVGWFLTTKVAAKSWLESRSSPELVAA, from the coding sequence ATGGCGTTCCAGCTCTGCCATTCGCCGCCCACCTTCTTCACTTACCACCATTCCCTTTCCAATTCTCTCACTCCTCAACGTAAAACAACTCTCTCCAACTCCTCTCCTCTTTTCAAGCTCAATCCCATTCCTCGTCACTCAACACCATTCCTCCAAATTACCAATATCTCGCTACAGGAACACTCTCCTCAAGAAACCCATAATACAATTCCCTCTGACGATGAAATCTCCAAATACTCAGATGCGAAATCCGGTTCCTCCTCCAAAAGCTCCGTTTGGGTCAATCCAAGAAGCCCCAGAGCTTCCAAACTTCGGAAGCAGTCGTACGAAGCAAGGTATGCTTCTCTTGTTAGAATATCGGAGTCTTTAGACTCTTGTAATCCATGTGAGGTAGATGTTGCTGATGTCTTGAAGGTGATAGGTAATAACATTTTAGAACAGGACGCTGTTGTAGTGCTGAATAACATGTCAAATTCCCAGACTGCGTTGCTTGCTCTTCGCTACTTCCAGGATATGCTGAAATCAAGTAAACAGACGATTTTTTATAATGTGACACTGAAGGTGTTTAGGAAGTGCAGAGATATGGAGGGTGCAGAGGAACTGTTCGAAGAAATGCTTAACAGAGGAGTTAAGCCTGATAATGTGACATTTTCTACCATTATTAGTTGTGCTAGGTTGTGTTCTTTACCAAGTAAGGCTGTTGAGTGGTTTGAGAAGATGCCAAGTTTTGACTGTAATCCTGATGATGTTACTTACTCTACTATGATTGATGCCTATGGACGTGCTGGTAATGTTGACATGGCTTTCAGTTTGTATGACCGTGCAAGAACAGAAAACTGGCGTATTGATCCTGCGACATTCTCAACAATGATCAAAATTCATGGAGTGGCTGGGAACTATGATGGGTGCTTGAATGTTTATGAAGAAATGAAGGCTATAGGCATCAAGCCAAACTTGGTTATATATAACAGCTTGTTGGATGCTATGGGTAGGGCTAAAAGACCTTGGCAGATCAAGACCATTTACAAAGAGATGATTAAAAGTGGATTTTCACCAAGTTGGGCAACTTATGCTTCTCTTTTACGTGCCTATGGAAGAGCCAGGTATGGTGAAGATGCTCTCATTGTTTACAAGGAGATGAAGGAAAAGGGACTGCAGTTAAACGTAATTCTCTACAATACGCTTTTAGCTATGTGTGCTGATGTTGGCTACGTTAATGAGGCTGTTGAAATTTTTCAAGATATGAAGAATTCTGGGACTTGCTCACCTGACAGTTGGACATTTTCTTCCATGATCACCATATATTCCTGTAGTGGAAAAGTATCTGAGGCTGAAGAAATGTTGAATGATATGGTGGAAGCTGGTTTTGACCCTAATATCTTTGTCTTAACATCACTAATCCAGTGCTACGGGAAAGCCAAACGTGTTGATGATGTAGTGAGGACATTCAATCAATTGATAGAGTTAGGATTAACTCCAGACGATCGATTCTGTGGCTGCCTTCTCAATGTGATTACCCAGACACCAAAAGAGGAAATTAGTAAGCTGATTGATTGTGTTGTGAGAGCTAATCCAAAACTTGGATTTGTGGTTGAACTCTTGCTAGGAGAGCAAGACAAGGAAGGAAATTTCAGAACTGAAGCCTCAGAACTCTTTAGTGTTGTCAGTGCTGATGTGAGAAAAGCCTACTGCAATTGCTTAATTGATCTCTGTGTAAATTTAGATCTTTTGGATAAGGCATGTGAACTACTGAATTTGGGGCTTACACTTCAGATATATAAAGATTTGCAGTCCAGGTCTCCAACTCAGTGGTCTCTTTATCTTAAGGGTCTTTCTCTTGGGGCTGCTCTCACTGCATTACACGTTTGGATAAATGACTTAACAAAGGTACTTGAATCCGGGGAGGAACTTCCACCATTACTTGGAATAAATACTGGACATGGAAAACACAAGTATTCAGATAAGGGTTTGGCAAGCGTCTTTGAATCACATTTAAAGGAATTAAATGCACCTTTCCACGAGGCACCAGAAAAGGTCGGATGGTTTTTGACGACTAAAGTGGCAGCAAAATCATGGTTGGAGTCTAGAAGTTCACCTGAATTGGTTGCAGCATAG